In Gossypium hirsutum isolate 1008001.06 chromosome D06, Gossypium_hirsutum_v2.1, whole genome shotgun sequence, one genomic interval encodes:
- the LOC107900089 gene encoding uncharacterized protein, with amino-acid sequence MCVDYRQLNKLTIKNKYPLPRIDDFFDQFRGASMFYKIDLRFGYHQLKVDESDVHTTAFRTWYYRRFVEGFLLITTPLTKLLHKNASFKWANDQQGSFEKHKKNELNLKQRRKIELLKDCDCTVGYHLGKANMVVDSLSRRLMTKLRVMFARLSLYEDGGLLIEEGKISDFMFNFEGILCYRGRVCMPNDSDLKQSILQEAHSRPYGMHPDRNKMYHDLRDLYWCPGLKRVVTDFVAHCLTWQQVKVEHQLPSGLL; translated from the exons ATGTGTGTTGACTACCGACAATTGAACAAGttaacgataaagaataagtatccgttgccgaggaTCGATGACTTTTTTGATCAGTTTCGAGGGGCATCAATGTTTTATAAGATCGACTTGAGATTTGGGTACCATCAATTGAAAGTGGATGAATCTGATGTGCATACGACTgcatttaggactt ggtattatcggagatttgtggAAGGGTTTTTGTTAATCACAACTCCTTTGACCAAGCTGTTGCATAAGAATGCTTCTTTCAAGTGGGCTAATGATCAGCAAGGAAGCTTTGAAAAGCATAA gaag aatgAGTTGAATCTTAAGCAACGTAGAaagattgagttgcttaaggattgtGACTGTACTGTTGGGTACCATCTtggtaaggccaatatggtggtCGATTCTTTGAGTAGAAGGTTGATGACCAAGTTGAGAGTGATGTTTGCTCGATTAAGTCTGTATGAGGATGGTGGATTGTTG ATTGAAGAGGGTAAGATTTCAGACTTCATGTTTAATTTTGAAGGTATTCTATGCTACCGAGGCCGTGTATGTATGCCGAATGATAGTGATCTGAAACAGTCTATACTGCAAGAAGCACATAGTAGGCCCTATGGTATGCATCCCGACAGGAATAAGATGTACCATGATCTTCGAGATTTGTATTGGTGCCCTGGGTTGAAGAGGGTAGTAACTGATTTTGTGGCTCATTGTCTTACGTGGCAGCAAGTTAAGGTTGAACATCAACTTCCTTCTGGTTTGTTGTAA